aacattttcgcAGAAAGGTAGTTTAAAtgtacataaacgaattcataccggtgaaaaacgtttttcatgtgaaatgtgtgacaaaatatttactcaaaaaatcagtttaattgCACATGAACGAAtgcatactggtgaaaaaccgttttcatgtgaaatatgtgataaaacatttatgttgaaaagtattttaattcaacataaacgaattcatagtggggaaaaaccattttcatgtgaaatgtgtgataaaaaatttacgcagcgatgtaatttaattcaacatGAACGAACTCATACTGGGGAAAAACGATTTTCATGTGAAGTGTGTGATAGAACATTTGCgcagaaaagtaatttaaattatcataaacgatctcatactggagaaaaaccctTTTCCAGTAAagtgtgataaatcatttaataaaaaaaacgatttaattGCACATGAAGGGattcatactggtgaaaaacctttttcatgaaaatttaaaacatttgcttttgttataaataaataaaaatcgttagattttttaaattttgttttattttttttgattttcctatcctaatttttctttcagaacaaaattatcaattaattatttagtattcTGTCAGGAGGTGGAAATTTAAACTGTTAGAAATAATAAACTCAACCATCACTCACTCGCTCGCTCTTTACAGTGTGCTCAGTGTATTTGTGTGCACTGTTGTGTAAACTTAGAAAGCACCCTTATACAATAAGTGTGTATGAAccatggaggttagagagaaggagaacgatcgctacgctctaaagcattagcgctcctgtccctgaaaatttgtagaatttatagttcatttttcagccactagccgcgctgtcgtcggtaagtagtatctgcgaagctagctgtttatgagtacaagtagatgaagttagtaccattcaaatttataaagtagaatagataatttataatttattcattagtaaataataatataatttcattatttgcttttttttcctttgaatgatattatatacattgatattagcgcacaacagcccgcttttaatgagacaacttagcaATCTccgcgcctcacttattttgtctatattttagggacaatattttctatagcgatcgttctccttctttataacctccatggacTAGATGATGAAATAACACCTTCAAAACATAatcttattttttgattcaataggcaaacaaattttagaaaatactttcgaaagtttttgaaattttcgaaaaacgaataaattataaaaaaccaacactATTTTGACCGCCTTTGCCCCTCGAGCGACTCCCCAAATtctcttaaaatatttgatctAAGGGATTAAAGAATGTTTTACTTAAGTCATATTTTCGAGATAAGAAGATTCGAATTTCCAGAGCATAATTCATACTTATTACAGAGACTAAACTTCAAAGCAGATTAAAAACATACTTCAAAACTTGTTCTACGACTTTGTACAAAACTTTCTGTTATCATACAACAGTGATAATATTATTGGTTGGGTTTTCTTTTTACTTCGATCAGAACCAGTGACCAGATGTCAGAGgcagagactatatcagtaaaAGTGATTTTCCTCTAACTACGAGTAAtcattatttcttttctttatgtttcttataatttaaatatttttttactcacTCTAAAAACAaccttcaataataatttttattaatcttggTTGGTTTCTACGATTTTTTCTTCGACCGTGAAGTATATTCCATAATTCAAAGAGTCtctttgtttcaatttattattttcaggtTCATCACAATATGACTGCAGAgactatataatataaagagaCTGCAAAGGCTATATAATTTGAGTTGagaacacacaaaataaaagataataatttaatatttataaaatatatgagctTGTATGAAAATGGTATTCATCCTATTTGCAtgacattagaaaatttattaatatttaattaactttgaaaagaatctaaataattcaattttaaaaattacatagaacttacttatttgaaaattataaataagttttcaaagttaattaaatattatgttttctaATGTTGATGCGTATAggataaatatcatttttatgcaAGACAATCAGCTTACATTCAAGATAAGAACCtgattatataagataataatgAGATCTATTTTGACGATTATACTAATTTAGTTTGCGTTGACCTTCAGAGATGGCATTAAATTGCATgcgataaaaatttgcattgacTTTCGCTTCTGttttaccgatatattctctgtCAGAGACCATGAAGATTATAGAACAGGAGAAAGAttgctatgtactaaagcattagcgtacctgtccctaaaaatatgtagaatttatagttaatttttaagccaccagccgcgctctCATCAAGTagtagtatctgtgaagttagctgttgttgttagcataatgtacaaattgatatatcatttgaaattagcgcacaacagcccgcttttattgatactacgtattgatcgcagcgcctcacttattttatccatatttcggggacaatattttctatagcgatcgttctcctgccTATATGCTTCATGGTCAGAGACGAACAAAAAACAACATGGCGATTGGCGTGTGTGAAgtaaaaccataaaattattattttattattaatttctctattatttaatataatatatgactGTGACTTTCACCATATTTgactaaatttcaaaaatattttgtacaacttttgcaccattttattatattaatcaattaacaTCTAAGAATCTTCTACTAATGTAAACAAAATGGCgaataattcatttcaaaacgtaaatagtgatttatttattagtgaagaacaaataaataaacacgaattaaacgaattaaatacagaactgataattaaaaatgaaatatgtgaTGTGAGTGAAAgtgattcaataaaatatgaagaACCATTCAAAGGTGAACACGAAGGAATTAAAGAAGAAGGAATACTTGAAGAAACTGATATTAAGATGGAGaatgaacaaattattttaaatgaaccaTTATTAAATACTGAATTACTTATTAAAGATGAAACATTTGATGGAAATGATTTAGAATTTCATACGattaaaaatgaagaaacaTCTTTGAAGTATAAAGTGtgtgataaaacttttaaaagaaaacgtTTTTCATGTAAAGTgtgtgataaattatttaataaaaaacgtgACTTAATTCGACATGAacgaactcatactggagaaaaaccttattcatgtgaagtgtgtgataaaacttttaatataagaCATCATTTAACTagacataaacgaactcatactggggaaaaaccattttcatgtgaattttgtgataaatcatttaattataaaaacgttttaattggacataaacgaattcataccggtgaaaaaccgttttcatgtgaaatgtgtgataaatcatttactcaaaaaatcagtttaatttatCATGAACGAATTCATGCTGGTGAAAAACCGTTTTCATGTGAAatatgtgataaaacatttatgttgaaaagtattttaattcaacataaaaaaagtcatactggtgaaaaaccattttcatgtgaaatgtgtgataaaaaatttacggtGAAAAGTCATTTAATTCAACATGAACGAAtgcatactggtgaaaaaccattttcatgtgaattatgtgataaaacattttcacaGAAAGGTAGTTTAAAtctacataaacgaattcataccggtgaaaaacgtttttcatgtgaaatgtgtgacaaaatatttactcaaaaaaacagtttaattcaacatgaacgaattcataccggtgaaaaaccgttttcatgtgtaatgtgtgataaaacatttgctCAAAAAAGCAGTTTAATTCATCATGAACGAATTCAtgctggtgaaaaaccattttcatgtgaaatgtgtgataaattatttaataaaaaacatgacCTAATCCGACATGAACGAATTCATTCtggggaaaaaccattttcgtgtgaagtgtgtgataaatcattttattataaatacgttttaaatcaacataaaataattcatactggtgaaaaacctttTGCATGTAAAGTGtgtgataaaacttttaataaaagacATCATTTAACTatacataaacgaactcatactggggaaaaaccattttcctgtgaattttgtgataaatcatttaattataaaaacgttttaattgaacataaacgaattcatacaggtgaaaaaccgttttcatgtgaaatgtgtgataaatcatttactcaaaaaaacagtttaatttaTCATGAACGAATTCATGCTGGTGAAAAACCGTTTTCATGTGAAatatgtgataaaacatttatgttgaaaagtattttaattcaacatacaaaaagtcatactggtgaaaaaccattttcatgtgaaatgtgtgataaaaaatttacggtGAAAAGTCATTTAATTCAACATGAACGAATGCAttctggtgaaaaaccattttcatgtgaattatgtgataaaacattttcacaGAAAGGTAGTTTAAAtgtacataaacgaattcatacagttgaaaaaccgttttcatgtgaattatgtgataaaacattttcacaGAAAGGTAGTTTAAAtgtacataaacgaattcatacaggtgaaaacgtttttcatgtgaaatgtgtgacaaaatatttactcaaaaaatcagtttaattgCACATGAACAAagtcatactggtgaaaaaccgttttcatgtgaaatatgtgataaaacatttatgttgaaaagtgttttaattcaacataaacgaattcatactggtgaaaaaccatattcatgtgaaatgtgtgataaaaaatttacgcagcgatgtaatttaattcaacatGAACGAACTCATACTAGGGAAAAACGATTTTCATGTGAAGTGTGTGATAGAACATTTGCGCAGAAAAgtcatttaaattatcataaacgatctcatactggagaaaaatcCTATTCTAGTAAAGtatgataaatcatttaataaaaaaaacgatttaattGGACATGAAGGGATTCTtactggtgaaaaacctttttcatgaaaatttaaatacttttgttataaataaataaaaatcgttagatattttaaattttgttttattttttaaattttcctatcctaatttttctttcagaacaaaattatcaattaattatttagtattcTGTCAGGAGGtggaaatttaaacttttagaaataataaactcAACCATCACTCGCTCGCTCTGTACAGTGTGCACAGTGTGCTCAGTGTATGTGTGTGCACTGTTGTGTAAACTTTAGAAAGCACCCTTATACAATAAGTGTGTATGAAccatggaggttagagagaagAAAAACGATCGCTACGCTCTAAAGCATTAGCGctcctgtccctgaaaatttgtagaatttatagttcatttttcagccactagccgcgctgtcgtcggtaagtagtatctgcgaagctagctgtttatgagtacaagtagatgaagttagtaccattcaaatttataaagtagaatagataatttataatttattcgttagtaaataataatataatttcattatttgctttttttttcctttgaatgatattatatacattgatattagcgcacaacagcccgcttttaatgagacaacttaacaatcccagcgcctcacttattttgtccatatcttagggacaatattttctatagcgatcgttctctttctttataacctccatggacTAGATGATGAAATAACACCTTGAAAACATAatcttattttttgattcaataggcaaaaaaattttagaaaatactttcgaaagtttttgaaattttcgaaaaacgaataaattaaaaaaaaccaacactATTATGGCCGCCTTTGCCCTTCGAGCGACTCCCCAAATTCCCTTAAAATATTTGATCTAAGGAATTAAAGAATGTTTTACTTAAGTCATATTTTCGAGATTCGAAGATTCGAATTTCCAGAGCATAATTCATACTTGTGGCAGAGACTAAACTTCAAAGCAGATTAAAAACATACTTCAAAACTTGTTCTACGACTTTGTACAAAACTTTCTGTCATCATACAACAGTGATAATATTATTGGTTGGGTTTTCTTTTTACTTCGATTAGAACCAGTGACCAGATGTCAGAGgcagagactatatcagtaaaAGTGGTTTTCCTCTAACTACGAGTAAtcattatttcttttctttatgtttcttataattaaaatattttttattcactcTAGAAACAAccttcaatcaaaattttaattaatcttgGTTGGTTTCTACGATTTTTTCGTCGACCGTGAAGTATATTCCATAATccggaaataaattatttaaaaagagtctctttgtttcaatttattattttcaggtTCATCACAATATGACTGCAAAgactatataatataaagagaCTGCAAAGACTATATAATTTGAGTTGagaacacacaaaataaaagataatatttataaaatatatgagctTGTATGAAAATGGTATTCATCCTATTTGCAtgacattagaaaatttattaatatttaattaactttgaaaagaatctaaataattcaattttaaaaattacatagaacttacttatttgaattttataaataagttttcaaagttaattaaatattatgttttctaATGTTGATGCGTATAggataaatatcatttttatgcaAGACAATCAGCTTACATTCAAGATAAGAACCTGATTATAGGTATAAGATAATAATGAGATCTATTTTGACGGTTATACTAATTTAGTTTGCGTTGACCTTCAGAGATGGCATTAAATTGCATGCGATAAAAACTAGCATTGACTTTCGCTTCTGTTTTACCGATATATTTTCTGTCAGAGGCGGGAAAAAAACAACATGGCAATTGGCGTGTGTGAAGTAgaaccataaaattattattttattattaattactctattatttaatataatatatgactGTGACTTTCACCATGTTTgactaaatttcaaaaatattttgtacaactttgcaccattttattatattaatcaattaacaTCTAAGAATCTTCTACTAATGTAAACAAAATGGCgaataattcatttcaaaacgtaaatagtgatttatttattagtgaagaacaaataaataaacacgaaTTAAATACAGAactgattattaaaaatgaaatatgtgaTGTGAGTGAAAgtgattcaataaaatatgaagaACCATTCAAAGGTGGACAAGAAGGAATTAAAGAAGAAGGAATAGTTGAAGAAACTGATATTAAGATGGAGaatgaacaaattattttaaatgatccaTTATTAAATACGGAATTACTTATTAAAGATGAAACATTTGATGGAAATGATTTAGAATTGCATACGattaaaaatgaagaaacaTCTTTGACGTATAAAGTGtgtgataaaacttttaaaagaaatcgTTTTTCATGTAAAGTgtgtgataaattatttaataaaaaacgtgACTTAATTCGACATGAACGAactcatactggtgaaaaaccttattcatgtgaagtgtgtgataaaacttttaataaaaaaaatctcttaactagacataaacgaactcatactggggaaaaaccattttcatgtgaattttgtgataaatcatttaagtATAAACACGTTTTAATtagacataaacgaattcatgctggtgaaaaaccattttcatgtgaaatgtgtgataaaaaatttacggtGAAAAGTCATTTAATTCAACATGAACGAAtgcatactggtgaaaaaccattttcatgtgaaatgtgtgataaaaaatttacgctGCTAAGTCATTTAATTCAACAtgaacgaattcatactggtgaaaaaccattttcatgtaaagtgtgtgataaaacattttcgcAGAAAGGTAGTTTAAAtgtacataaacgaattcacacaggtgaaaaaccgttttcatgtgaaatatgtgataaaacatttatgctgaaaagtattttaattggacataaacgaattcatactggggaaaaaccattttcatgtgaagtgtgtgataaaacatttacgcagcaaagtaatttaattcaacataaacgaaAACATACTGGGGAAAAACGATTTTCATGTGAAgtatgtgataaaacatttgcgCAGAAAAGtcaattaatttatcataaacgatctcatactggagaaaaatcCTTTTCCAGTAAAGTGTGATAaatcgtttaataaaaaaaacgatttaattGGACATGAAGGGattcatactggtgaaaaacctttttcatgaaaatttaaaacatttacttttgttataaataaataaaaatcgttagatattttaaattttgttttattttttttgattttcctatcctaatttttctttcagaacaaaattatcaattaattatttagtattcTGTCAGGAGGTGGAAATTTAAACTGTTAGAAATGATAAACTCAACCATCACTCGCTCGCTCTGTACAGTGTGCACAGTGTGCTCAGTGTATTTGTGTGCACTGTTGTGTAAACTTTAGAAAGCACCCTTATACAATAAGTGTGTATGAACCATGGAGGATAGAGAGACCATGAAATGTAATATGTATGACAGCTAACGTATAActtgaatgaattttgttaGCGTCGTCAAGTAAGTGAGCATATATGTGTGGTAGCTATGTTTACCACATTCCTCCCTTCTTAAAATGTGACATAGTCTTGAAACTTTGTTGTCTCTCCTCGATTCGTGCTTGTAGGGTAACGCTGGTCCTCTTCTACCTGAGTATGCTGTTCTTGGTTGTTGACTTTATCTTCTTCAGAGGATGATTCATGATCAATATCATCGTCGCTTGTTGATTTTGTTCGGGAACAATGGTCGGTTGGACACCTCCTATGGGTCCAATATGCTAATCGTCTTGCAAATCTGGCAAGTCGAAAAGTTCGATTGTCTCATTTTTGAGATAACAGCGCTTAATTTGATTGGCATGCGCTTTAACTGTTCGATGATCAGTTGAAGTTTCGATGTCAAGAACGTAAACGACAGCTCATATTCTTGCTATTACTATGCCCGGCACCCATTTCCATTTATCCAGATTTGATTTTAGTTGATAGAACCATTCGTTTACCTAACGTTTGTTTAcccatagacaactaattataatatagataagaaACTTGAACTGTTTTTACCATGTGAGTTCCAAAAACTTATCACTCTGTTCAAAAGATTTCACTACTGTAGATCAAGTTCTTAATTTATACAGTATAGGcaatgaatattacaaaaacgttgtatgtatcacataaactttctaaatttctacaatcattttgatcatagttgcctggtcaaatttgacagactaatacaaaaatttatctgaaatagtgtcaaataaaatattaattaaaaattaaataaatattaagatggTTTTTCATTGTTGTGTGAAAGGTTGTGTAAAAACACAGAAGGATATTGGTTTACATGTGATTCCTAAGAATTTTgaggtaagtaaaaaaattgttaacttggatagaaatattcttgaaagacttaatttttcagaagtttaaaaattggaCAATAGCGATTGGTCGAACGGACATCGAATACTCGAAACGTGAAAACTATCGTGTCTGTGATTTACATTTCGCCGACGAAATGAAACTCCAGGCTTCAACAGGAAAATTGCGAACTAACTTAAAGCCTAATGCTTTTCCTAGCCTCCACTTAAGTAGTAAGTTAAAATCCTTATGTAACTAacgtatgtttaatttattattgtatgtagGTCTTATAGAGGAACCATGAATGTAGACACAATTtgattataaggtaatttttatttattttaggttcaCAATTTTTACATGCAGAGACCTCGaacataaatttgaacaaaactgCATCAAAACGACCTGGTGAGTGAATTTAATTGTTAGATactaacaattataatttaaaaagtaaatataaaaatatagttatgagaataaaaataaaacctaaagagatattaaatattcattaatgaattttttaacttgttatgTCTACTGAATAAATCGCCTTGAAACACAAGTTTATTTCCTTAAACGCTTGgaaaatttagcttttattaGCGTTTATTTTAAAGGAGAACTTTTGATAGCGAACCACCATCCAATTCTGTATGATTTTTCATGAGAAGGCATATTTTGTGCTCATTTACAATCTTTTTGGATTCAATTATACTTTACTAATTCACAAAAAATggaattgttattgaaatttaggagcttttgtactttttcactatttgacacctaaaatcataatattatgtatatagaacatgagtttttaaattattgttcaaaaaattttaataattatcaataacggcaaatttaaatgaaatcaatttttaggatCGCCTATTGCTTCTACGAGTCGAAAGATTATGGCCATAAATATCGAAGAAGAACAAATTCGACCTGCGTTTCAAATACGTTTGTTGCCaaccttgtttcttttttttctattttatcaaaaatatctatattttattttcatagatttgaagaaaaaaatgcatttactaAAGGAAGGAAATGTGAGAAGGGTGAAAGAACTATCGAAAAcagcaagaaaatattaccaTATTGGGAAAGATTTGTTAAAACTTGCTCGAAAGttgaaagataaaaatgaaacatatctTAAAAGATTGGAAAATGCAAACACGGATGCaaacatttattagttttaattttagttgtaagaaacacgatttaaaatttttatttgtaaatagaatgtttttattttatacaagggTGTGGGTTcggaatgtaaataatattttgagggGAATAGATTTAAGATTTGCTACTGATAGgattaaaaaattagctttacgtaaatataagaaatataaaattagacataaaagtataaacaaaaataaaagattagttgtttaataaatttattttataatttaaaagcgtttttttttttctttaaaatatttaattattttttgttttactgttttaagcacatgatttggaaaaaagatatttgatagcatttcaaataaaaatttgataccaaaacatgttctaaaacagtaaaacaaataaaagtttaaattgtatttagaatttggcattgagtattttaaaaaaggcggtCAATTGATTGAAGCGCTATCTGGTGAACAGAGTGAGAACTAAATCTCAAGTTTCCTTGGTGATGATAGAGATGCCtatctatagtataatataaatatttattatctatgtgtTTACCTAATTTATACAGAACATAGATGTATCGtacaacagacagacagacagacgtacAACCGAAGTGGCGGTTCTACAAAATAGAGATTCGTCAATTATTATTCGCAATTTAGAGAAATCGTCGATTAATATTCgtcaaatttaaaatgtctacaatcttcgtataattttttcgatatagGCAACAAAGATTacataattgtatattattgtatagaatttaataatcaaataacaCCTTGAAaacataaacttatttttcgattcaataggcaaacaaattttagaaaatactttcgaaattttcgaagaccgaataaattaaaaaaaccaatactATTATGGCCGCCTTTGCTCCTCGAGAGACTCCCCAAATTCCCTTAAAATATTAGATCTAAGAGATTAAAGAATGTTTTACTTaagtaatattttcgaaataagaATACTCGAATTTCCAGAGCATAATTCATATTTGTTGCAGAGACTAAACTTCAAAGCAGATTAAAAACATACTTCAAAACTTGTTCTATGACTTTGTACAAAACTTTCTGTTATCATACAACAGTGATAATATTATTggttaggtttttttttactaagattagattaaatattaataaatattataaaatcattaatttttatgtgaaaacttaattgattttattagtaacatctttttcattttttaaaaaaatggttgaaACATTAAATCCAGGttgcaaattaggttagaatttcaatttatgtttactataaaagttttacgtaaaaaagatatttattaataaaattacagatTTAAGTTGGATTGAAAAATCACATGTTAATTATCAAGCAATTAAAAAACGTGCCAAATATTTAGAACAATTAAAGCCATTTGCAACCAAAGAGCATAGGATTGCATGGTTGTTAAAAGCGATCACCCTTATTGATTTAACAACCCTTAGTGGAGATGATACTGATACAAATGTTACAAGATTATGCCATAaggtgtgttttttttatagatctTGTGATTTTAAGAGCCAAAAAGCGAGGAATTTTTGTactgtaaaaaaaagaagaaatcttCGATGAATTTAGCATGTAAAAATTCCCGCGCTGTTTGTCAATTGTTTTCAATGCTCGAGGGTTCTTGtcttaactaaaaataaatgaatgtcggattttgtttttttaggcaTCGCGTCCACTTAccgaaaaattatcattattcttTGGATTCGATCAATTAAATGAGGATTGTCAGCTTAGAACAGCTGCTGTTTGTGTTTATCCTTCGAGAGTAAAATGCGCTGCCGAGATAgtcaacaaattaaatttaactcaTAAACTTCAAGTTGCCGCTGGTAtgttgaaaatgttaaaaagctACTCgacttttttttctgtttcaaaattactctaaaactagaatttattttcgtttttcgagaatgtttcacaggaccactagttgaag
This genomic interval from Chrysoperla carnea chromosome 1, inChrCarn1.1, whole genome shotgun sequence contains the following:
- the LOC123290549 gene encoding zinc finger protein OZF-like, producing MCDKSFTQKNSLIYHERIHAGEKPFSCEICDKRFMLKSILIQHKQSHTGEKPFSCEMCDKKFTVKSHLIQHERMHTGEKPFSCELCDKTFSQKGSLNVHKRIHTGEKRFSCEMCDKIFTQKISLIAHERMHTGEKPEEQINKHELNELNTELIIKNEICDVSESDSIKYEEPFKGEHEGIKEEGILEETDIKMENEQIILNEPLLNTELLIKDETFDGNDLEFHTIKNEETSLKYKVCDKTFKRKRFSCKVCDKLFNKKRDLIRHERTHTGEKPYSCEVCDKTFNIRHHLTRHKRTQHKIIHTGEKPFACKVCDKTFNKRHHLTIHKRTHTGEKPFSCEFCDKSFNYKNVLIEHKRIHTGEKPFSCEMCDKSFTQKNSLIYHERIHAGEKPFSCEICDKTFMLKSILIQHTKSHTGEKPFSCEMCDKKFTVKSHLIQHERMHSGEKPFSCELCDKTFSQKGSLNVHKRIHTVEKPFSCELCDKTFSQKGSLNVHKRIHTGENVFHVKCVTKYLLKKSV
- the LOC123290550 gene encoding zinc finger protein 525-like gives rise to the protein MANNSFQNVNSDLFISEEQINKHELNTELIIKNEICDVSESDSIKYEEPFKGGQEGIKEEGIVEETDIKMENEQIILNDPLLNTELLIKDETFDGNDLELHTIKNEETSLTYKVCDKTFKRNRFSCKVCDKLFNKKRDLIRHERTHTGEKPYSCEVCDKTFNKKNLLTRHKRTHTGEKPFSCEFCDKSFKYKHVLIRHKRIHAGEKPFSCEMCDKKFTVKSHLIQHERMHTGEKPFSCEMCDKKFTLLSHLIQHERIHTGEKPFSCKVCDKTFSQKGSLNVHKRIHTGEKPFSCEICDKTFMLKSILIGHKRIHTGEKPFSCEVCDKTFTQQSNLIQHKRKHTGEKRFSCEVCDKTFAQKSQLIYHKRSHTGEKSFSSKV
- the LOC123290553 gene encoding uncharacterized protein LOC123290553, producing the protein MVFHCCVKGCVKTQKDIGLHVIPKNFEKFKNWTIAIGRTDIEYSKRENYRVCDLHFADEMKLQASTGKLRTNLKPNAFPSLHLSSSQFLHAETSNINLNKTASKRPGSPIASTSRKIMAINIEEEQIRPAFQIRGQLIEALSGEQSEN